Proteins from one Niallia circulans genomic window:
- a CDS encoding MerR family transcriptional regulator, protein MEFLKIDDVAKRSGLTKRTIRYYEQIGLIPSPERSDGGYRLYTEEHVTLLQKITNAKDVLGFSLQELQEFIALSDALELQKIDYRQVKGTSLQREKLERILETTLEQLKLIELKKQNILKVEEDIISLKNRAEAALKRWAEEDSK, encoded by the coding sequence ATGGAATTTCTGAAAATTGATGATGTAGCCAAAAGGAGCGGATTGACTAAACGGACAATTCGTTACTATGAGCAGATAGGACTTATCCCTTCCCCAGAAAGAAGTGATGGGGGTTATCGTTTATATACAGAAGAACATGTGACACTATTACAGAAAATCACCAACGCAAAGGATGTACTTGGCTTCTCCCTTCAAGAACTGCAGGAGTTCATTGCTTTAAGTGATGCTTTGGAGCTGCAGAAAATTGATTATCGGCAAGTAAAAGGAACGAGCCTGCAAAGAGAAAAGCTGGAAAGAATATTAGAAACGACATTAGAGCAACTGAAGCTGATTGAGTTAAAAAAGCAAAATATCCTTAAAGTCGAGGAGGATATAATCTCATTAAAGAACCGGGCGGAGGCTGCATTAAAAAGATGGGCCGAAGAAGACAGTAAATAA
- a CDS encoding DUF4309 domain-containing protein, which produces MKLYIYIGILILCAVLVVVGAIQLSSKKTEESEASAKLAETQVEWIMENAISSLTLKEDNEVYEAYLVGDETEKYPLKEDSFLGDKDDSIVEGEFSLYLTAESDDDKKELKQAIKLREPLVFNTKNKNISTYTVNKHSIIAVYQTKAKDNTVASLYVMKDGELASLSNKEIPVLKRKIKSIQQNYLQTAEKKNSDLYEVTTWTLSSERLQLKETDTTYIDKETEMEQWLEEEEYYLPFKNLTLSKDALTIAEQGMLLGSQYPIGTSISEITKSNKEYTDAKQSDGTMMVTYPEVTYYYDDQTKQVTSIAIPGMRLKINMSIINEILGKPNTFSANKNHDGYIAMYSANHYEMKFVLDSSQQLEQIQLVKKDSK; this is translated from the coding sequence ATGAAACTATATATATATATTGGCATACTTATATTGTGTGCTGTTTTGGTTGTCGTGGGGGCAATTCAACTAAGTTCAAAAAAGACCGAAGAGAGTGAGGCTTCGGCGAAACTTGCTGAAACACAGGTAGAGTGGATCATGGAAAATGCAATATCCTCTTTAACACTTAAGGAGGACAATGAAGTATACGAAGCATATTTAGTTGGCGATGAAACAGAAAAATATCCACTTAAAGAGGATAGCTTTCTCGGAGATAAAGATGATTCTATTGTAGAAGGGGAATTTTCCCTTTATTTAACGGCGGAGTCAGACGATGATAAAAAAGAGCTTAAACAAGCGATTAAACTGCGGGAACCGCTCGTATTTAATACTAAAAATAAAAATATTAGCACATATACCGTCAATAAGCATAGTATTATTGCAGTCTATCAAACAAAGGCTAAGGATAATACTGTTGCATCACTGTATGTGATGAAGGACGGAGAGCTTGCGTCCCTTTCTAATAAGGAAATTCCAGTCTTAAAGCGCAAAATCAAAAGTATCCAGCAAAACTATCTGCAGACAGCAGAAAAAAAGAATTCCGATTTGTACGAAGTGACTACATGGACGTTGAGTTCAGAGCGTCTGCAGCTGAAAGAGACGGACACAACCTATATTGATAAAGAAACGGAAATGGAGCAATGGCTTGAGGAGGAAGAATACTACTTGCCATTTAAAAATCTTACTCTCTCAAAAGATGCTTTAACAATTGCGGAGCAGGGGATGCTGTTAGGCAGCCAGTATCCAATTGGTACAAGCATAAGCGAAATTACCAAGTCAAATAAAGAGTATACAGATGCAAAGCAAAGTGATGGAACAATGATGGTAACTTACCCGGAAGTCACATACTACTATGATGATCAGACAAAGCAGGTAACTTCGATTGCGATTCCTGGCATGCGCCTTAAGATAAATATGTCTATTATCAATGAGATATTAGGTAAGCCAAATACATTTTCAGCAAACAAGAATCATGATGGCTACATTGCTATGTATTCTGCTAACCATTATGAAATGAAATTCGTTCTGGACAGCAGCCAGCAATTAGAGCAAATTCAGCTTGTCAAAAAAGACAGTAAATAA
- a CDS encoding PLP-dependent aminotransferase family protein: protein MVMKSEQTALYKQVYEYMLTRIQTGEWPKDKRLPSVRSLAGLLGVHRLTILKAYQLLKEEGHVYAKDKTGYYRKDSDHISNISEEQPAIRSYIHNSHLSDIHREPVTYKFSASVVDPTLLPNRYLSQHAKEIFDKYPLLLGTYANVKGDEELIAGMSAYFQKYDRLYIPEESIVITSGAQQGIDIIAKVFVQAHDYVLIESPTYSGAADIFANRGAKLIPVSITAAGFCLEEVEYFMKKYKPKLFYTNPTYQNPTGYTVPIEQRKQLAELAEKYQCIILEDDAFREIYFHETPPPPIYSYDTGGYIIYLRSFCKYMAPGLRICAMVAHPSLMKWLIKGKALADNGTPLLSQKAFLFYLTSDRVRTHMEKLRIALQIRKEKMEEALRDHSFHWDSPGGGLNLWVRIDETMDKNKLKAMALANSVSYVPGQICDPLERDIPYIRLSYSFLNEQGIRKGMHLLTSIYDSLLTDNMHK from the coding sequence ATGGTTATGAAATCTGAACAAACGGCACTTTACAAGCAAGTATATGAATATATGCTAACACGTATCCAAACAGGGGAGTGGCCAAAAGATAAAAGGCTTCCTTCTGTACGAAGCCTTGCCGGGCTTCTTGGTGTTCATCGTTTGACTATCTTGAAGGCATACCAGCTTTTAAAAGAGGAAGGGCATGTTTATGCAAAGGATAAAACAGGCTATTACAGAAAAGATAGTGACCATATAAGCAATATATCAGAGGAGCAGCCAGCAATTCGTTCTTATATTCATAACAGTCATCTCTCCGATATCCATCGTGAGCCAGTCACTTATAAATTTTCAGCATCCGTTGTTGATCCGACATTATTGCCTAATAGGTACCTTTCTCAGCATGCTAAGGAGATTTTTGACAAATATCCGCTTTTGCTTGGAACTTATGCAAATGTTAAAGGTGATGAAGAGCTAATAGCAGGTATGTCAGCCTACTTTCAAAAGTACGACCGTTTATACATACCAGAGGAATCAATAGTAATCACATCTGGAGCACAGCAAGGGATTGATATCATTGCCAAGGTATTTGTTCAAGCACACGATTATGTGCTGATAGAAAGCCCGACTTACAGTGGTGCGGCTGATATATTCGCAAACAGAGGGGCAAAACTTATACCTGTGTCTATAACAGCAGCAGGTTTTTGTCTAGAAGAAGTGGAATACTTTATGAAGAAGTATAAGCCAAAGTTGTTTTACACAAATCCGACATATCAGAATCCTACAGGCTATACTGTGCCAATTGAGCAGCGAAAACAGCTGGCAGAGCTTGCTGAAAAATATCAATGTATCATTCTCGAGGATGATGCCTTCCGTGAAATCTACTTTCACGAAACTCCGCCACCGCCTATTTACTCCTATGATACGGGTGGGTATATTATTTACTTGCGAAGTTTCTGCAAATATATGGCTCCAGGATTAAGAATTTGTGCAATGGTCGCACATCCAAGTCTGATGAAATGGCTGATTAAAGGAAAGGCACTTGCTGATAATGGGACACCACTTCTAAGCCAGAAGGCCTTTTTGTTTTATCTAACATCTGACAGGGTGCGTACACATATGGAAAAGCTGAGAATAGCATTGCAGATAAGGAAGGAAAAGATGGAAGAGGCACTTCGGGACCATTCCTTCCATTGGGATAGCCCTGGAGGCGGGCTAAACCTTTGGGTGCGTATAGACGAGACAATGGATAAAAACAAGCTAAAGGCTATGGCGCTTGCAAACTCTGTCTCTTATGTTCCGGGTCAGATTTGTGACCCTTTAGAACGGGATATTCCATATATAAGGCTCAGCTATTCCTTTCTAAATGAACAAGGCATAAGAAAAGGAATGCACTTACTAACAAGTATTTATGATTCATTATTGACAGACAATATGCATAAATGA
- a CDS encoding aminopeptidase, with protein MSTFQQNLEKYAELAVKVGVNIQPEQTLVVNTTIDAAEFVRLVVRKAYEAGAKNVVVNWTDDTVTRTKYELAPAEAFLEYPEWRAKETEELAKAGAAFMSVLSSSPDLLKGIATEKIANFQKASGKALSTFRKYVQSDKVSWTVVGVPSAAWANTVFANKPEETRVDLLWDAIFKASRVDQEQPIEAWKQHDKNLHEKVDYLNNKAYKKLHYKAPGTDLTIELPENHLWCGAGSINEKGFEFMANMPTEEVFTVPHKTGVNGTVASTKPLSYGGNIIDNFSVTFKDGRIVDVKAEQGEEILRQLVETDEGSHYLGEVALVPHRSPISESNILYYNTLFDENASNHLAIGSAYAFCIKGGKTMSSEELAAAGLNESITHVDFMIGSDKMDIDGITADGKTEAVFRNGDWAF; from the coding sequence ATGAGTACATTTCAGCAGAATTTAGAAAAATACGCAGAACTTGCAGTGAAGGTAGGAGTTAATATCCAGCCTGAACAAACGCTTGTAGTTAATACAACAATCGATGCAGCAGAGTTTGTCCGCCTAGTCGTTCGCAAAGCATATGAAGCAGGTGCAAAAAATGTTGTCGTGAACTGGACAGACGATACTGTTACAAGAACAAAATACGAGCTTGCGCCCGCTGAGGCATTTTTAGAATATCCGGAATGGAGAGCAAAAGAAACAGAAGAGCTTGCTAAAGCTGGGGCTGCATTCATGTCCGTCCTATCATCAAGTCCTGATTTACTTAAAGGCATTGCAACAGAAAAAATCGCTAACTTCCAAAAGGCATCTGGAAAAGCATTGAGCACCTTCCGTAAATATGTGCAATCAGATAAGGTCAGCTGGACTGTTGTCGGTGTCCCTTCTGCTGCATGGGCGAATACTGTATTTGCAAATAAACCGGAAGAAACACGCGTTGACCTTCTTTGGGACGCTATCTTCAAAGCATCCAGAGTGGATCAAGAACAACCAATCGAGGCATGGAAGCAGCATGACAAGAATCTTCATGAAAAAGTTGATTACTTAAACAACAAAGCTTATAAAAAGCTGCATTACAAAGCTCCTGGCACAGACTTGACAATTGAACTGCCAGAAAACCATCTATGGTGCGGTGCTGGAAGTATTAATGAAAAAGGCTTTGAATTTATGGCAAATATGCCAACTGAGGAAGTTTTCACAGTACCTCACAAAACTGGTGTAAACGGCACTGTTGCAAGCACAAAGCCATTAAGCTATGGCGGAAACATCATCGACAACTTCTCCGTAACATTTAAAGACGGCAGAATTGTTGATGTGAAAGCAGAGCAAGGCGAAGAGATTCTGCGCCAGCTTGTTGAAACAGATGAAGGCTCTCATTACTTAGGTGAAGTCGCACTTGTACCGCATCGCTCGCCTATTTCAGAGTCCAATATTCTTTATTACAATACATTGTTTGACGAAAACGCATCGAATCATTTAGCAATTGGAAGCGCGTATGCATTCTGCATTAAAGGCGGAAAAACAATGTCCAGCGAAGAATTGGCTGCTGCAGGTTTGAACGAAAGTATTACACATGTCGACTTCATGATTGGGTCTGATAAAATGGATATCGACGGCATTACAGCAGATGGAAAAACAGAAGCAGTCTTCCGTAATGGAGATTGGGCTTTCTAA
- a CDS encoding DMT family transporter, with the protein MTIFLYSLMCFIFGTTFLAIKVGVDEGFPPFLSAGIRFLAAGAILYIILLARRKTSWKLLLRKELMFTGFTLTFITFACLYWAEQFVSSGIAAVLSASAPIIIILIQTAFMGVRIDKASIVGIILGFAGVFFLFLPGLSITWNTFWIIGCGIILFGQFGYATGSIWSGKTISTFKKESPMALNAVQMIYGGLFLLLLSLFAGEPAPNITIPGLLSILYLTVAGSMIAHTIYYYLVAKTNAFLPSTWLYVSPLIALTIGHFFYNEAVHPVMLVGVLLILSSLILVNLGKILQFVSIKKMASSK; encoded by the coding sequence ATGACCATTTTCTTGTATAGTTTAATGTGTTTTATTTTTGGAACTACTTTTTTAGCAATCAAGGTTGGAGTTGACGAAGGCTTTCCACCCTTTCTGTCTGCAGGAATCCGTTTTTTGGCTGCAGGCGCAATTCTGTATATCATCCTGCTTGCCCGTAGAAAGACATCTTGGAAGCTTCTTTTGCGCAAAGAGCTGATGTTCACAGGATTTACCTTAACATTTATAACATTTGCTTGTCTTTATTGGGCAGAACAGTTTGTTTCCTCAGGAATTGCGGCAGTGCTGTCAGCTTCTGCTCCGATTATCATTATTCTTATCCAAACTGCCTTTATGGGAGTAAGAATTGATAAAGCCAGCATTGTCGGTATCATACTAGGATTCGCTGGAGTTTTCTTCCTATTTCTTCCGGGTCTATCCATCACTTGGAATACTTTCTGGATTATCGGGTGCGGAATTATCCTTTTTGGTCAATTTGGCTATGCAACAGGTTCAATTTGGTCTGGGAAAACGATTAGTACATTTAAAAAGGAAAGTCCAATGGCATTGAATGCTGTGCAAATGATATACGGAGGACTGTTTCTGCTGCTTTTATCTCTATTCGCAGGGGAACCTGCGCCTAATATAACCATACCGGGACTTTTGTCGATTCTTTATTTGACTGTAGCAGGGTCCATGATTGCCCATACTATCTATTACTATCTTGTCGCAAAAACAAATGCCTTTCTTCCTTCGACGTGGTTATATGTTTCACCTTTAATCGCGTTAACAATAGGTCACTTTTTTTATAACGAAGCTGTTCATCCGGTCATGCTTGTTGGTGTTTTACTGATTTTATCAAGCCTTATTTTAGTAAACCTTGGAAAGATACTGCAATTTGTGTCCATAAAAAAAATGGCATCCTCTAAATGA
- a CDS encoding magnesium transporter CorA family protein yields the protein MKKHHMGEWIWYALEKIEEIDQLKADVDIPIEDWHKIINEKKGNYLEMDTSIIGKESLSGSLIYNRKIEERGDYELFYFYLFDKYLITLDYHDNSLHLNKRSDIIQSASNSISSVDGFMVILGNIMTDILYHIDTYEEKLDELIWDVKEKNSTKTLDKIYQSRHEILIWKNVMMPFLELKFAIEEAFGDDVTDGRDYKRVSKRIQRGLTLVDEYEKELNNLVHFEEVVSQHRGNEIMKTLTVFTALCTPIMALGALWGMNFKYMPELDWKFGYAISLALIVLTTVLIYAYLKTRGWMGDLLKAKKKNSFFQ from the coding sequence TTGAAAAAGCATCACATGGGCGAGTGGATTTGGTATGCACTTGAAAAGATTGAAGAGATCGACCAATTAAAAGCAGACGTGGACATTCCTATTGAAGATTGGCACAAAATTATCAATGAAAAAAAGGGAAACTATTTGGAAATGGATACATCCATAATCGGCAAGGAGTCTTTAAGTGGTTCGCTTATCTATAATCGCAAAATTGAGGAAAGAGGAGATTATGAGCTGTTTTACTTCTACCTATTTGATAAATATCTCATCACATTGGATTATCATGATAACAGCCTGCATCTTAATAAAAGGTCAGATATTATTCAATCTGCCAGCAATTCGATTTCCTCTGTAGATGGGTTTATGGTGATACTTGGCAACATTATGACAGATATTCTTTACCATATTGATACATACGAGGAGAAACTAGATGAGTTGATATGGGACGTAAAAGAGAAAAATAGTACAAAAACCTTAGATAAGATTTATCAGTCAAGGCATGAAATACTTATTTGGAAAAACGTCATGATGCCATTTTTAGAGCTTAAGTTTGCCATTGAGGAAGCCTTTGGGGATGATGTCACAGATGGCAGAGATTATAAGCGCGTTTCTAAACGAATTCAGAGAGGACTTACTTTAGTTGATGAGTATGAAAAAGAATTAAATAATCTCGTCCACTTTGAAGAGGTTGTTTCTCAGCATCGCGGTAATGAAATTATGAAGACATTGACAGTGTTTACAGCCCTTTGTACGCCTATTATGGCACTTGGAGCGTTGTGGGGGATGAACTTTAAATATATGCCTGAGCTCGATTGGAAATTTGGCTATGCCATTTCGCTTGCCTTAATCGTCCTGACTACTGTACTGATTTATGCTTATTTAAAAACAAGGGGCTGGATGGGAGATCTTCTAAAGGCAAAAAAGAAAAATTCTTTTTTTCAATAG
- a CDS encoding Bax inhibitor-1 family protein has translation MYAHSVNTNHLPAVLRAFALSLGIATVGTLVGNFIPASLFLPLAILEVVMLVIAFFLRRGKSMSYSFLYAFTFISGITTYPIVSHYISTIGANVVIMALGTTTVVFAGLAIYATTTKRDLSFLGGMLMAALLALIVISIFNIFWPLGTTAMLVYSFIGVLVFSGYVLFDFNRMKHYGVSAEQVPLMALNLYLDFVNLFINILRIFGILSSKD, from the coding sequence ATGTACGCGCATAGTGTTAACACAAATCATTTACCTGCTGTCTTAAGAGCATTTGCCTTATCCTTAGGAATTGCAACTGTTGGAACATTAGTAGGTAACTTTATTCCAGCTTCACTCTTTTTACCATTAGCAATATTAGAGGTTGTGATGCTTGTTATTGCCTTCTTTCTTAGAAGAGGGAAATCAATGTCCTATTCCTTCCTTTATGCCTTTACGTTTATTTCGGGAATAACGACATATCCAATCGTTTCCCATTATATATCCACTATTGGTGCAAATGTCGTGATAATGGCTTTAGGAACAACAACAGTCGTATTTGCTGGACTTGCAATATATGCAACGACAACAAAACGTGACCTTTCCTTCCTCGGCGGAATGCTAATGGCAGCATTACTTGCCTTGATTGTGATCTCTATATTTAATATCTTCTGGCCTTTAGGCACCACTGCGATGCTTGTCTATTCCTTTATCGGAGTGCTTGTGTTCAGCGGATATGTACTTTTTGACTTTAACCGTATGAAGCACTACGGAGTTTCAGCAGAGCAGGTACCATTAATGGCTTTAAACCTGTATCTAGACTTTGTGAACCTGTTCATTAACATCTTAAGAATCTTTGGAATTCTTTCAAGTAAAGATTAA
- a CDS encoding MFS transporter gives MSRETVTSLETPNKQPLVIWVIFCATIISFMGLGLVDPILPAIAVQLDATPSQVSLLFSSYNLITGIAMLITGVVSSRIGIKWTLLTGILFTIVFAGLAGSSNGIWQIVGFRGGWGLGNALFIATALSAIVGLSTGGTAKAIILYEAAIGLGISVGPLLGGELGSISWRGPFFGVSILMIIAFLALLLKMPKLEKPKVKSSVLDPIKALKYPGLFRLGLTAFLYNIGFFTLMAYSPFVMELDEHGLGYVFLGWGLCLAVTSVFIAPRLQERFGTIKSMTAMLILFASTLLAMGIWTDSKAVIIVAVIVAGLFLGTNNTLITTAVMEVAPVERATASAAYSFVRFFGGAVGPWLANKLAEVYSPHVPFIVGAIFVLLAMAAVATGRKHLHHVDRISH, from the coding sequence ATGAGCAGGGAGACTGTTACTTCATTGGAAACACCAAATAAACAGCCGCTAGTCATTTGGGTAATCTTTTGTGCAACGATTATTTCCTTTATGGGACTGGGGCTTGTTGATCCGATTTTGCCTGCAATTGCTGTGCAGTTGGATGCGACACCAAGTCAGGTATCTTTATTGTTTTCAAGCTATAACTTGATCACAGGGATTGCAATGTTAATCACTGGGGTTGTATCAAGCCGGATTGGGATTAAATGGACACTGCTGACAGGGATTTTATTTACAATCGTATTTGCTGGCTTAGCAGGATCTTCTAATGGTATCTGGCAGATTGTCGGCTTCCGCGGCGGATGGGGCTTAGGAAATGCATTGTTTATTGCAACAGCATTATCAGCTATTGTTGGATTATCAACGGGTGGAACGGCAAAAGCTATTATACTTTATGAAGCAGCAATTGGCTTAGGTATTTCAGTAGGTCCGCTTCTTGGCGGGGAACTTGGCTCGATTTCATGGCGAGGACCATTTTTCGGTGTAAGTATCTTAATGATTATCGCCTTTTTAGCATTATTGCTGAAAATGCCTAAATTAGAAAAGCCAAAGGTGAAAAGCTCTGTTTTAGATCCGATTAAGGCACTTAAATATCCTGGATTATTCCGTTTAGGATTAACGGCCTTTTTATATAATATAGGCTTTTTCACATTGATGGCATACTCTCCTTTTGTGATGGAATTGGATGAACATGGTTTAGGCTACGTCTTTCTAGGCTGGGGCTTATGTCTAGCTGTTACCTCTGTTTTCATTGCGCCAAGACTGCAGGAAAGATTCGGTACGATTAAGTCAATGACTGCCATGCTGATTTTATTTGCTTCAACACTACTCGCAATGGGCATCTGGACAGACAGCAAGGCAGTAATTATTGTTGCAGTTATTGTGGCAGGGCTTTTCTTAGGAACAAACAATACACTTATAACGACAGCAGTTATGGAAGTAGCTCCTGTTGAGAGAGCAACAGCTTCGGCAGCCTACAGCTTTGTTCGCTTTTTTGGTGGAGCAGTTGGACCGTGGCTTGCGAATAAATTGGCAGAGGTATATTCTCCGCATGTGCCATTTATAGTCGGAGCAATTTTTGTATTGCTGGCAATGGCAGCTGTTGCAACAGGCAGAAAGCATCTTCACCATGTAGACCGAATTTCACATTGA
- a CDS encoding acyl-CoA thioesterase yields MVGSKYCSESLVVKTSIVFPTDTNTYGTLFGGKLMAYIDDTAAIAAMKHARKHIVTASTDSVDFLHPIQEGNSVCLEAFVTYTGTSSMEVFVKVTSEDLLSGEKHLCALSFLTMVAIDEHGKPTAVPQVVPQTEEEISLFESGKVRAQMRRNRKAETQELARKYKSK; encoded by the coding sequence ATGGTAGGTTCTAAATATTGCAGTGAGTCGCTTGTTGTTAAAACGAGCATTGTTTTCCCCACAGATACGAACACTTATGGCACATTGTTCGGAGGAAAATTAATGGCATATATCGATGATACGGCTGCTATTGCTGCCATGAAACATGCAAGAAAGCATATTGTGACAGCTTCAACTGATTCAGTTGATTTCCTTCATCCAATTCAAGAGGGCAATTCAGTTTGTTTAGAAGCCTTTGTAACCTATACAGGAACCTCCTCTATGGAGGTGTTCGTAAAGGTGACATCTGAAGACTTGCTTTCAGGAGAAAAACATCTTTGTGCTCTCAGCTTTTTGACAATGGTTGCCATAGATGAACACGGCAAACCAACAGCAGTGCCGCAGGTTGTCCCACAAACGGAAGAAGAAATCAGTTTGTTTGAATCAGGTAAAGTTCGTGCCCAGATGAGAAGAAACAGAAAAGCAGAGACACAGGAGCTTGCTCGGAAATATAAGTCCAAGTGA
- a CDS encoding acylphosphatase, protein MVQYHLTINGKVQGVGFRYFVQMKAMEYNVHGWVKNRDNGSVEAVISGPKETLEVFIADIKKGNRFAAVQNVEITEQQAESFRSFSIRY, encoded by the coding sequence ATGGTTCAATATCATCTTACCATCAACGGAAAGGTTCAAGGCGTCGGCTTTCGCTACTTCGTCCAAATGAAGGCAATGGAATATAATGTACATGGCTGGGTCAAAAACAGAGACAACGGTTCTGTTGAAGCTGTCATTTCAGGACCAAAGGAAACGCTTGAAGTATTTATTGCTGACATTAAAAAGGGAAACAGGTTTGCCGCAGTACAGAATGTGGAAATCACTGAACAGCAAGCCGAGTCGTTTCGCTCCTTCAGCATTCGTTACTGA
- a CDS encoding RNA polymerase sigma factor, with product MMEPLINNYTGDCNEACYEEIIKEHGNAIFAYILSLVKHKELAEDIYQEVLISSYLSFSSFEDYSKAKSWLYKIAINKCRDYWRKEKTSKKFWEETVYTYVRETSVSLPPEDTIINKCAHEEMIDTLEELPQMYKEPLLLFYYHNNTLLEISDKTKTPLSTVKTRMKRAKEQLRPKVNKLVSI from the coding sequence ATGATGGAACCCCTAATTAATAACTACACAGGTGATTGTAATGAAGCCTGTTATGAAGAGATAATTAAAGAACATGGAAATGCGATATTTGCTTATATCCTTTCATTGGTCAAACATAAAGAACTAGCCGAAGATATTTATCAGGAAGTACTTATATCTTCCTATCTATCGTTTTCTTCCTTCGAAGATTACAGTAAAGCAAAAAGCTGGTTATATAAAATAGCGATAAATAAATGCCGTGATTATTGGAGAAAAGAAAAGACATCGAAGAAATTCTGGGAGGAAACGGTATATACATATGTACGGGAGACGTCCGTTTCCTTGCCTCCAGAGGATACGATTATAAACAAATGCGCTCATGAAGAAATGATTGATACATTAGAAGAGCTGCCACAAATGTACAAAGAGCCTCTTCTATTATTCTATTATCATAACAATACATTGTTAGAGATTAGCGACAAAACAAAAACGCCCCTTTCAACGGTTAAAACACGCATGAAAAGAGCAAAAGAGCAATTGCGTCCGAAAGTAAATAAGCTGGTCTCCATTTAA
- the mscL gene encoding large conductance mechanosensitive channel protein MscL, with protein MWKEFKAFAVKGNVIDLAIGVIIGGAFSKIVSSLVNDIIMPIVGVLLGGVNLTSLKLTYGKATVLYGQFIQTILDFFIVAFSIFMVIKLITKFKKKKEAEIVEEKAPSIDAKEELLMEIRDLLKKDRVRQEEN; from the coding sequence ATGTGGAAAGAATTTAAAGCCTTTGCTGTCAAAGGCAATGTCATCGATCTAGCAATCGGTGTAATTATTGGCGGGGCATTCAGCAAAATTGTCAGCTCCCTTGTGAATGATATTATCATGCCGATAGTCGGAGTTCTCCTTGGGGGTGTTAATTTAACAAGCCTTAAATTAACCTACGGCAAGGCAACTGTCCTTTATGGACAATTTATCCAAACAATATTAGACTTTTTTATTGTCGCCTTTTCTATCTTTATGGTTATCAAGCTGATTACCAAGTTCAAAAAGAAAAAAGAAGCAGAAATTGTCGAAGAAAAGGCACCATCCATTGATGCAAAGGAAGAATTATTGATGGAAATCCGAGATCTCCTGAAAAAAGACCGAGTCAGACAAGAAGAAAATTAA
- the pgmB gene encoding beta-phosphoglucomutase: MKRTLKAVIFDFDGVIADTVEHYYEATKRIADELGVPYTIDDNLRFQGIPRKVLMDELSNRCSRDVTEEEKLLLGNKKGEYYRELIAEFTKGDMLPGMYEFLFHLKKSGIKMGIASSSSNAPFLLEKFGIKDWFECIVDPKKLKNGKPDPEIFLTAADCLGVPYESCAAVEDGEAGLKGIMETQMFSVSIGNSATLKQAEWNVPSTDYLTVEELLSQFANSK; the protein is encoded by the coding sequence ATGAAACGAACTTTAAAAGCTGTTATATTTGATTTTGATGGTGTAATTGCAGATACTGTCGAGCATTATTATGAAGCAACAAAAAGAATTGCTGATGAGCTTGGGGTTCCATATACAATAGATGACAACCTTCGCTTTCAAGGGATACCTCGGAAGGTATTGATGGACGAGCTTTCGAACAGATGCAGCAGGGATGTTACAGAGGAAGAGAAGCTGCTGCTAGGAAATAAAAAAGGGGAGTACTATAGGGAGCTTATTGCTGAATTCACAAAAGGAGACATGCTTCCTGGTATGTATGAATTCCTGTTCCATCTGAAAAAATCTGGCATTAAGATGGGGATTGCTTCTTCCAGCTCCAATGCTCCATTTCTGTTGGAGAAATTCGGTATAAAAGATTGGTTTGAGTGCATTGTTGATCCCAAAAAGCTGAAAAACGGAAAGCCAGATCCGGAAATATTCCTAACAGCAGCCGACTGCCTTGGTGTTCCATATGAGAGCTGTGCAGCTGTGGAAGATGGGGAGGCAGGGCTTAAAGGAATAATGGAAACACAAATGTTTTCCGTCAGCATCGGAAATTCCGCTACATTGAAGCAAGCAGAGTGGAATGTACCGAGTACAGATTATTTAACTGTTGAGGAATTGCTCAGCCAGTTTGCAAATAGTAAATAA